The window CTTGCGGATCGCAGCGGTCATGACCAGGCGGCCGTCCGAGTCGATGTTGATCTTGCACACCGCGGACTTGGCGGCCTTGCGCAGCTGCTCTTCCGGTATGCCGGCGGTCCCGTCCATCTTGCCGCCGTACTTGTTGATCAGCGCGATGGATTCAGGAGGGACCGAGGAGGAGCCGTGCAGGACGATGGGGAAGCCCGGGATGCGCTTCTCGCAGGCTTCCAGGATGTCGAAGCGCAGGGGCGGCACGGACTCGCCCGGCTTGAGCTTGAACTTGTAGGCCCCGTGGCTGGTGCCGATGGAGATGGCCAGCGAGTCCACGCCGGTCTGCTTGACGAAGTCCTCCACGTCCTTGGGGTCGGTGTAGTGCGACTTCTCGGCCGAGACCTCGTCCTCGATGCCGGCCAGCACGCCCAGCTCGCCTTCTACGGTCACGTCGCGCGGGTGCGCGTACTCCACGACCTTCTTGGTCAGGGCCACGTTCTCCGCGAAGGGCTTGGAGGAGGCGTCGATCATGACCGAGGAGAAGCCCATGTCGATGCAGGACTTGCAGAGCTCGAAGCTGTCGCCGTGGTCGAGGTGCAGGGCCACGGGCACGGGCGCCCCCATCTCCTTCATCATCTCGATGGCGCCGCGGCCCATCCAGCGCAGCAGCGTGGCGTTGGCGTAGTCGCGCGCGCCCTTGGAGACCTGCAGGATGACCGGCGAGCGGCTCTTCTGGCAGGCGGTGATGATGGCCTGGAGCTGCTCCATGTTGTTGAAGTTGTAGGCGGGGACCGCGTAGCCTTTCTGCATCGCGTCCTTGAACATCTCCCGCGTGTTGACGAAGCCCAGCTCCTTGTAAGAGACCGTCTTGGCGTCGGCGACCATGTTGGCCATGATTTCCTCCTGGATGACGGGGACATTCTACAATATTGAAGCCCGCCGGCTTGACAACGCGTTCCCAAGAGGCTAACTTGGGACTGTGGTGGAAACGTTGGAGGTCCTCATCCAGCAGGCCGCGGACCATCCGCGCCGTCCCCGCGGCGGCCTCTACCGGGAACTGCTGCGCTCGCAGACCTTCCTGCTCGGCGTGGACGAGCCGCTGCCGGAGGGCTCCGAGGTGAAGGTGAGCCGCAAGGCCCAGGACTTCGCGGCCTGGGCCGACCGCGATCCGGAGCTGGGCGGGGTCTGGGTCCCGCTCTTCCCGGCCCGGGACGACGTGGGCGAGTTCGTGCGCGCGCGCCGCCTGCGCGCGCCCCGGGGCAAGGATTTCGTCTGGATGGAGCACCAGCCCGGAGAGGTCTTCCGCCTCCTGCGCGGGGTGCGCTACTTCGCGGGCCTGCGGCTCACCCTCGAGACGGACACCCAGGTGCCGGTCCCCTGGACGCTGGTGCGCTCGCTCTGCGCGGGCCGCGTCCCGGACGACGCCCCCGAGCTCTACGAGCTTCCAGTGGCGCGCCTCGCCATCCCGGAAGGGGTGCGCATCGCCTACGGCCGCGTGGACCTGGGCGGCCGGGAAGGCGAGGGCAAGCTCCTCTGCCTGCCGGCCGCCGGGCACTTCGCGGCCGAGGACTTGCGCAAGCTCGTGCGGCTCGACCTGGGCCGCAACGGGGTGGTCTGGATGGTGTGCCGCCATTTCCTGCAGGTCCTGCGCTACGTGCAGAGCTTGGGGGGGGGAGCCGGCGGCCACCTTCAGGACATCCTGCGCTCTTTGATCGGCTTCGAGATGTACGGGGAGGCTGAGTCCCTCTGCGACTGGCTCGCGCGCAAGGGCGACGAGACCTTCGCCTGGGTGTGCCAGGCCGCCATCCTCGGCAAGACCGGCAGGGTGCGCGAATGCGCGGAATTCTGCCGCAAGGCCGCGGCCAAGTACCCGGCGGAGGTCTCCTTCCGCGTCAACGGCGCGCGGGCCCTCGCCGCCTCGGGCCAGACCGAGGAAGCCCGGACAATGGCGGCCGAAGGGCTCAAGGACTTCCCCGGCAACGGGGCGCTGGCGGCTTTGCTCAAGGAACTGGAGGAACGCAATGAATAGGGGACTTCCGTCGGCGGCCTGGGCCGTCCTGCTTGCGGGGCTTGCCGCCGCGCCGGCCCGCCTGTGCGCCCAGGCTCCCGCCTGGGTCAACGATCCTTGCGGCGGCATCGATTGCGCGGCGATCGTGGCCGGGGTGGGCCGGGCGGATTTCCTTCCGGAGATGCGCATCTCGAGCGCCGTGGCCTACGCGCAGGCCGTCAAGAACCTCTCCTCCTCCCTGGCGGAGACCATCTCGCTCAACGAGCGGACCTACTACAGCGATAACCGGGGGCAGTCGCTCGACAGCGCGATCAAGGACCTGGCGGAGTCGCCGCTCGGGACCTCCCTGATGAAGATCTACGGCGGGAGCAATTCCGACACGGTCTCCGTCACGATACAGCTGCGCCCCCTTCCGGACGGGGAGGCCAAGGTCTACGCGCAGGAATACGCGGACGCGGCCGCGCGGACCCTGTACGTCCGGCTGTTGATGGGGCGGCGCACGGTCGAGTATCTCCGCGCCGCGGGCCGCCCGGCCGCCGCCCGCGCTTGCGCCGCGCGCGGCGAAGCCGACCTTGAGAAGAGCCTGGAGGGGGGCTTCTCCCTGTATCCGGGCCGGCGCATCCGCATGTCCTCCCAGGACATCCGGGTCGGCCGCCGCAACGAGTTCACGCTGTGGGTCCAGGACGACGACTCGGGCCTGACCTGGGTCGAGCAATGGCCCGCGGGCGGGGCTGACCTGCTCCAGGGCGGGCAGCTCGCGGCGAAGTACGTCTTCGACCGGCGGCTGAAGGAATGGGCCCTGGCGCGCCGCGCGGGCGCCTCCGATTAGCGCAGGACCCGGCCGCCGCTTCTTTTCGAAAGAGATATAATCTCCTCCCGCTTCCCAAAGGAGAACATCATGAGGAGACTTCCCCTGTCCCTGGCCTGCCTCGCAGCCGCCGCGGTTCTGCTCGCGGGCTGCGGCCGGCGTTCCGGGGACACCATCCGCATCGGCGTGATCGCCGAGCTGACCGGGTCCATCCCCGCGTGATCGCCGAGCTGACCGGGTCCATCCCCGCGGTCGGAGCCTCCTGCCGCAACGCCGCGCAGCTTGCCGCCAAAGAGATCAACGACGCGGGCGGCATCGAGATGGAAGGCGGGAAGAAGAAGATGATCGAGCTGGTCATCGAGGACACCGCGGCCAAGGCGGACCAGGCCGCGGCCGCGGCCCAGAAGGCGATCACCCGTGACGACGTGGCCGCTATCGTGGGCCCCAATTCCAGCAGCAACGCGCTGCCCGCGGCCGAGATCGCCGAGAAGGCGGGCGTGGTCATGATCGCGCCTTGGTCCACCAACCCCAAGACCACTCTGGACGCCCAGACCAACCAGCCCAAGCAGTTCGTGTTCCGGGCCTGCTTCACGGACACCTTCCAGGGGCATGTGCTTGGGAAATTCGCCGCCGAGATCCTCAAGGCCAAGAAGGCCGCCATTCTCTATGACGTGGCCTCCGAGGTGCTCAAGAGCCAGTCCGAGCTCTTCAAGCAGAGCTTCGAGGCTGGAGGCGGGAAGGTGGTGGCCGCGGAGACCTACACGACCGGCGACAAGGATTTCTCCGCCCAGCTCACCAAGATCAAGCAGGCGGGCCCCGACATCGTCTTTTTGCCCAGCTACTACACGGACGTGCCGCTGCAGGTGCAGCAGGCGCATCGCCTCGGCCTGAAGGTCCCATTCCTCGGCAGCGACGCCTGGAGCACGGAAGAGCTGATCAAGATGTGCGGCAAGGACTGCGACGGCTTCTACCTTTCCAACCACTACTCTCCCCAGACCACCAACCCGGTGACGCGCAGATTCATCGCCAGCTACCAGGCCGCCTACGGCAGCGTCCCCGACGACGTGGCGGCGCTCACCTACGACTCGTTCGGCCTGCTGAAGGCGGCGCTGGCCGCCGCGAAGACGACGGACCGCCGCGCCATCCGCGACGCCCTCTCGCGGACCACGGACTACAAGGGAGTCACCGGGGACATGAGGTTCACCCCCGGCTCCGGCGACCCGGTGAAGGGAGCGGTCATCCTGCAGATCAAGGACGACAAGTTCGTCTGGGTCACGGACGTGCGGCCGTAGCCGGTGACCTACTTCCTCCAGCAGGCCCTCAACGCCCTGCAGCTGGGCAGCGTGTACGCGCTCATCGCCCTGGGCTATACCATGGTCTACGGCGTGCTGACCATGATCAATTTCGCCCACGGCGATTTCTTCATGGTCGGGGCCTTCCTCTGCTTCATCTGCGTGGCGCGCCTGCACCTGGGTTTCGTGCCCACGCTCCTGGTCTCCATGGCCGGCGTGGCCCTGCTGGCCGCGGCAGTCGAGTTCTCCGCCTACCGGCCGCTGCGCCGGGCGCCCCGCGTGTCCGCCATCATCACCTCCTTGGGCGTGGGCATCTTCCTTGAGCATCTCACCTTGGCCCTGAGCCCGTACCCGCAGCACATCCCGCCCGCCTTCACGAACCTGAACTGGAGCGCGGGAGGGCTGGCCGTCTCTTCCCTGCAGGTCGTCACGGTCCTGTTGTCCGTGGGTCTCATGGCCGCGCTCCAGTTCGTCGTGGCGCGCACCCCGCTGGGCATCGCCATGCGCGCCGTGTCCTGGGACCGTGAGACCGCGGCCCTGCTGGGCGTGCCGGTGGACCGCGTCATCTCCGCGACCTTCGCCATCGGCGGCGCGCTGGGCGGGGCCGCGGGCATGCTCTATGCTCTGTCCTATCCGGTGATCGACCCGTACATGGGCGTGCTGGTGGGCTGGAAGGCCTTCATCTCCGCCGTGGTGGGAGGCATCGGCGACATCCGGGGGGCCATGCTGGGGGGCTACATCCTGGCCGCCGTGGAGATCGCGGTCGCTGTCGCCCTGCCGTCCACCTACAGGGATTTCGTGGCTTTCTCTTTGCTGATCGTGCTGCTGATCTTCAGGCCGTACGGGATCTTCGGCCGCCCTCGGCCGCAGAAGCTCTAATGAACAGGAATGCGGTAGCGGCTGTCTTTCGGGACCGGCGCACGCTCTACGTGCTGACGGTGACGGGCTTTTTTCTGTCCTGGGCCATCCCCCGATTCGGGCTGCTCGACCCCTATGTCCAGCTCATCCTCATGTACGTGGGCATCAACGCCATCCTCTGCCTGAGCCTCAACCTCATCAACGGCTTCATGGGGGAGTTCTCCGTGGGCCATGCGGGATTCATGTCGGCCGGCGCCTACGCCGCCTCCTTGCTGACCGTGCGGGTCTTCCCGCACGGCGCGGCCTGGGCCTTCCCGGCCGCGACCCTGGCCGGAGGCTGCGCGGCGGCGCTCCTGGGCCTGCTCGTGGCCCTGCCCTCTTTCAAGACGCGGGGGGACTATCTCGCCATCGTGACGCTGGCCTTCATCTTCATCGTGAAGTCGGCCATCGAGAACATCGACGCGGTGGGGGGGCCTCGGGGCCTGCTGGGCATGGACCGGCTCACCACGCTGCCCTGGGTCTTCGGCTGGACCGTCCTGACGGTCTTCGTCATCCGGAACTTCATCTACTCCCGGTACGGCCGCGGCGTGCTGGCGGTACGGGAGGACGAGACCGCCGCGGAGTTCATGGGCGTGGACACCCGCCAGGTGAAGGTGCTGACCTTCGTCGTGGCCTCCTTCTTCGCCGGCGCGGCAGGCGCCCTGTTCGCGCACCTGCTGCAGTACATCAGCCCCGGGATGTTCGACATCGTGAAATCCACGGACATGCTGGTCATGGTCTACCTCGGCGGCGTGGGCTCCATCGGAGGCTCGCTGCTCGGCGCCACCATCTACACGGTGCTGCTGGAAGCCCTGCGGCCGCTGGAGATGTGGCGCATGGTGCTCATGCCCCTGCTGCTCGTCCTGCTCATGATCTTCCGGCCGCGCGGCATCATGGGGCTGCGCGAGTTCCCGTGGTTCCGGCGGCGGCCCGAGCCGCGGGGCGGCGCCGGGCGGCCTGCCCGCGCCGAGGCCGCGGCCTCACCCCGGGCCCAGGCCCCTCTTCTGGAGGTCTCCGGCCTCACCCACCGCTTCGGCGGTCTCACCGCCGTGTCCGGCTTCGGCCTGCGCCTGGGCGAGGGGGAGTTGGTCGGCATCATCGGGCCCAACGGCGCGGGTAAGACCACGGTCTTCAACCTCATCACCGGCGCGTACCGCCCGGACGAGGGCCGCATCCTCTTCGCCGGCCAGGACATCACGGGCCGGCGGCCCGGCGAGATCAACGCCGCGGGCATCGCCCGGACGTTCCAGAACATCCGGCTCTTCAAGGACCTGTCCGTGCTCGACAATATCATGACCGCGCACTATGCGCGCTCGGCTTGCGGCGTGGCCGAGGCCCTGTCGCACGCCGGGGGCTACCGGGCTGATGAGGCCCGCGTACGGGACCATGCGCTGGACCTGCTGGCCTTCTTCGATCTGGAGGGGCAGTCCGCGACCTGCGCGGGCAGCCTTCCCTACGGCCTGCAGCGCAGGCTGGAGATCGTGCGGGCGCTGGCCACGAGGCCGCGCCTGCTCCTGCTCGACGAGCCCGCGGCGGGCATGCATCCCCATGAGGTGGACCGGCTCAGGGAGCTCATCAGGCGGGTGCGCGCGGAGTTCGCGGTCAGCATCCTGCTCATCGAGCACCAGATGCGGCTGGTCATGTCCGTGTGCGAGCGGGTGGAAGTGCTCGATTTCGGCACCACCATCGCGGCCGGCACCCCGTCCCAGATCCAGAGCGACCCGCGGGTCCTGGAAGCGTACCTCGGCCAGGAGGCGGCGTCATGAGCGCGGGGCAGGTCCTGCTCGAGATCAAAGGCCTCTCGGTGCACTACGGAGGCATCCAGGCCGTCAAGGGGGTCTCGCTCGAGGTGCGCCGAGGCGAGATCGTGGCCTTGGTCGGAGCCAACGGGGCGGGCAAGTCCACCACTCTGCGCGCCATCTCGGGGCTCCTGCGCTACTCGGGAGAGATCCGGCACGAGGGGGTCGACCTGCGCGGGCTGCCGCCGCATCGGATCGCGGCGCGCGGCATCGCGCACGTGCCCGAAGGGCGCGGCATCTTCGCCAATCTCACGGTGGGGGAGAACCTCCGGCTCTCGGCTTGGCCGTGCCGCAGCCGCGCGGAGCGGGACCGCGGCTTCGCGCGCGTCTTCGCCCTCTTCCCCAGGCTGAAGGAGCGCAGCAACCAGCCGGGCGGCACGCTGTCGGGGGGGGAGCAGCAGATGCTGGCCCTGGGGCGGGCGCTCATGGGCGGCGCCGGGCTGCTGCTCCTCGACGAGCCCTCGATGGGACTGTCGCCTCTGCTCGTCAAGGAGATCCTCGCCATGCTGGCGGACATCAACCGGCAGGGAGTCACCATCCTGCTGGTCGAGCAGAACGCCAACAGCGCCCTGCGCATGGCCTCGCGGGGATATGTGTTCGAATCCGGCCGGCTGGAGCTCTCCGGCACGGGGCCGGAGTTGCTCGGCGACCCGCGAGTCAGGGAGGCGTACCTGGGGACGTGAGGCCGGCGCCCCTCAGGGAGCCGGGTTTTCCTGCCGCTTGCCCGGCGGGCCGGCGTAGATGGGCTGGTTGTTGTGGCGCAGGGCGGACCATGTGTAGCGGTTCTGCGGATTCCACAGGATCCAGTTGGTCACGCCCTGGCGGGACGCCGCCAGGATCTGGGCGCGCACCTGCTCGGCATTGTAGCGGAAGCCCAATGAGAAGTCCTGGAAATAAGGCCGCAGCCGCCAGGCGTCCGCTCCCAGGCGCGCGACCGCGTCGCGGGTCCCGAATTCGATCGTCTTGTAGGGCTCCCGGTTCGGGTTCTTGAGGCCGTAGATGCCCTTGTGATAGTGAGAGGGGTACATCATGGGCGAGATGAAGTCCACCTGCCGGGTCAGGGCGGAGATGTGCTGGCCGATGCCCATGCCGCTGTCGTCGGTCGTAGTCATGCCGAACACGCAGATGGAGAGCTTGACCCCCAGCGGCTTGAGGCGCTCCTGGGCCGCGGTCAGAAAAGCCGCCAGGTTCTCTCTGGCCGTGCGGTCGCTGTGGTCCGGGCGGGAGTAGCGGCATAGCCGCGTGTTGCCGTCCGAGGGGAAGCGCAGGTAGTCGAACTGGATCTCGTCGAAGCCCGCGGCCACGGCCCGGGAGGCGATGTCCAGGTTGTAGTCCCAGATCACCCGGCGATAGGGGTCCACCCAGGCCACGCCCTTGGCGTTGGCCCAGATTCCTCCGCCCGGCGTGCGCACGGCCAGGTCCGGCCGGTGGCGGGCCAGATAGTTGTCCTTGAAGAGGACGATCCGGCCGATGGTGTAGATGCCGGCGTCCTTGAACTCGCGCACGCAGGCATCCAGGTCCGGGATGGCGTTGACGTAGGAGCGGGTCTCATGGGCGAGGGGCACGCCGCGCACGAACATGTAGCCGTCGTACTCCTTGAGCGCGATGACCACGGCGTTGAGGCCCGCGGCCTTCATATCGCGGATGAGGGCCCGGCGGGCCTTGGGGGCGCCCGCGCCCCAGCCGGTCATGTGCACTCCGTGCAGGGGTTTGGACCAAGACGGAGGCTTGAGGCTCCGGGGCGGCGGCGCCACCACCGGCGTCACCGCGGCTGCGGTGGCGGTGGCGACGCCGGAAGAGACGATGACGGCCGGCGGCGCGGGGATGGGTCCTCCGGCCTGGACGACGGCGGCCAGCAGGAGGGACGCGCAGAAAGGCGACAGCATCCCCATCAGGATACCAAAATCGAACTACCGGGGCATGAGGACCAGGTCCAGCCAGGGGCGGTCCTCGTCGAACGGCGGCAGGAAGGGCACGTGCAGGACGTCGGATTGCAGGAACAAGGTCCCCGCGTCCTTGCGCCGCTCCAGGCCCAACTGCCGGTAGGGGGGATCGTTCTCATCGAGATAATTGTCATGGTAGCGCGGGTGCCGGATCGTGACGTCGTAGCCCCCTGAGCTGAGCCGGGACGCCTTGAGCGAGTAGTGGCCGGTGCGGTCCGTGGAGGCGAGCAGCTTCTCTCCTGTGGAGTGCGAAACGAAGCTCACCTGCGCCCCGGAGACCGGCTTGAGGCTGTAGAGGTCATAGACCAAGCCGCGGATCAGCCAGTAGTCGGGCCGGGGGGGCTTGGCGGCCGGCGCCGCAGGGCCCGTGCTCGCGGCTACGGCGGGGAGCGGCGCCGCCGCAGGGGCAGCGGAAACCAAAGAGAGAGGTTCAGCCGCAGCCGGCGTGGCCGCAGGCTGGGCTTGCGGCTGGCTCTGGAGGACCGCGTCGAGCCCCAGCCATTCCACGGCGAAAGACATGCCGGACCGGCAGGAGACGGCCAGGTCTCGGCGCTGCCGCCAGAACAGGAGGGCTCCTTCGATGACGAGGACCGCCAGCAAGGCCCATTGCAGGATGCGGCGTGTGGACGGGGCCAACGCCGGCCGCGCCTGCTGCGCCTGCTGCGCCTGCCGCAGCCCCATGAGGCAGCGGGCGATCTCGTCCTGGTCGCGGGGCCGCATGCACCTCGGGCAGGACGCGGCGGAGGCTTCGACCTCGCCGTGGCACCGCGGGCATCGGACCGTCTCTGACACACCGAAATCATACTAGAAAATCCGTCCGCCGGCCAGACTCCGGAGTCCAGAATTGATAGAATAGGATGGCAGCCGCGGATTGCGCAACGGAGGTCGGCAAATGTTCAAAGAAAAGGTCTTGAAGGCCCTGGAGAAGATCCGCCCCAACCTGCAGGCGGATGGCGGCGACATCGAGCTGGTGAGCGTGGACGAGAAGAAGGGCTTGGTCAAGGTCTCCCTGCGCGGAGCCTGCGGCTGCTGCCCGCACGCGGCCATGACCCTCAAGGGCGGCGTGGAGCGGATGCTCAAGCAGGACGTCCCCGAGGTCAAAGAGGTCGTCGCCGTCTGAAGATCGACCTGCACACGCATTCCACCTATTCGGACGGCACGGCCACTCCCGCCGAGGTCGTGGCGCGCGCCGAGAAGGCCGGGGTCTCTCTGCTCGCGCTCAGCGACCACGACAGCGTCTCGGGCTTCTCCGAGGCTCAGGCGGCGGCCCAGGGGCGGCCTCTGGACCTGCGCTGCGGCGTGGAGATCAACACCAGGCATGGGGAGAACGTCCATATCCTGGGCTACGGCATCCGCTGGCAGGACTCTGGGCTCCTCGCGGCCCTGGCCGAGTTCCGCGAGCGCCGGCTCCGGAGGCTTGAGGGCATGCTCGAGAAGCTCGGGGCCCTGGGGGTGGAGCTGACCTGCGAGGAGGTGCGCGGGGATTGCCGGGAGACCTTGGGCCGGGCCCATGTGGCCGATGCTCTCAAGCGCAAGGGCGTGGTGCCGACCCGCGCGGAGGCTTTCCGCCGGTTCTTGGCGCAAGGGCGTCCCGCGTATGTCGAATCTCTGGGGCCTTCGGTCGCGGAGGCGATCGCGCTGATCCGCGCCGCGGGGGGCTTCGCGGCCGTCGCGCACCCGGGGACGGTCGCGGACAAGGAGGATATCGA of the Elusimicrobiota bacterium genome contains:
- a CDS encoding branched-chain amino acid ABC transporter permease; its protein translation is MTYFLQQALNALQLGSVYALIALGYTMVYGVLTMINFAHGDFFMVGAFLCFICVARLHLGFVPTLLVSMAGVALLAAAVEFSAYRPLRRAPRVSAIITSLGVGIFLEHLTLALSPYPQHIPPAFTNLNWSAGGLAVSSLQVVTVLLSVGLMAALQFVVARTPLGIAMRAVSWDRETAALLGVPVDRVISATFAIGGALGGAAGMLYALSYPVIDPYMGVLVGWKAFISAVVGGIGDIRGAMLGGYILAAVEIAVAVALPSTYRDFVAFSLLIVLLIFRPYGIFGRPRPQKL
- a CDS encoding branched-chain amino acid ABC transporter ATP-binding protein/permease → MNRNAVAAVFRDRRTLYVLTVTGFFLSWAIPRFGLLDPYVQLILMYVGINAILCLSLNLINGFMGEFSVGHAGFMSAGAYAASLLTVRVFPHGAAWAFPAATLAGGCAAALLGLLVALPSFKTRGDYLAIVTLAFIFIVKSAIENIDAVGGPRGLLGMDRLTTLPWVFGWTVLTVFVIRNFIYSRYGRGVLAVREDETAAEFMGVDTRQVKVLTFVVASFFAGAAGALFAHLLQYISPGMFDIVKSTDMLVMVYLGGVGSIGGSLLGATIYTVLLEALRPLEMWRMVLMPLLLVLLMIFRPRGIMGLREFPWFRRRPEPRGGAGRPARAEAAASPRAQAPLLEVSGLTHRFGGLTAVSGFGLRLGEGELVGIIGPNGAGKTTVFNLITGAYRPDEGRILFAGQDITGRRPGEINAAGIARTFQNIRLFKDLSVLDNIMTAHYARSACGVAEALSHAGGYRADEARVRDHALDLLAFFDLEGQSATCAGSLPYGLQRRLEIVRALATRPRLLLLDEPAAGMHPHEVDRLRELIRRVRAEFAVSILLIEHQMRLVMSVCERVEVLDFGTTIAAGTPSQIQSDPRVLEAYLGQEAAS
- a CDS encoding class II fructose-1,6-bisphosphate aldolase translates to MANMVADAKTVSYKELGFVNTREMFKDAMQKGYAVPAYNFNNMEQLQAIITACQKSRSPVILQVSKGARDYANATLLRWMGRGAIEMMKEMGAPVPVALHLDHGDSFELCKSCIDMGFSSVMIDASSKPFAENVALTKKVVEYAHPRDVTVEGELGVLAGIEDEVSAEKSHYTDPKDVEDFVKQTGVDSLAISIGTSHGAYKFKLKPGESVPPLRFDILEACEKRIPGFPIVLHGSSSVPPESIALINKYGGKMDGTAGIPEEQLRKAAKSAVCKINIDSDGRLVMTAAIRKVFAEKPGEFDPRKYLGPAREALVKMYMDKNEKVLGSAGRC
- a CDS encoding PHP domain-containing protein, with amino-acid sequence MHTHSTYSDGTATPAEVVARAEKAGVSLLALSDHDSVSGFSEAQAAAQGRPLDLRCGVEINTRHGENVHILGYGIRWQDSGLLAALAEFRERRLRRLEGMLEKLGALGVELTCEEVRGDCRETLGRAHVADALKRKGVVPTRAEAFRRFLAQGRPAYVESLGPSVAEAIALIRAAGGFAAVAHPGTVADKEDIEAWVQSGLEGIEVYYAGHSPSDIIRFQDLADRFDLVVTGGSDYHGRGSGREGPMGVEVPEEIGRSFLRRLARCG
- a CDS encoding NifU family protein — encoded protein: MFKEKVLKALEKIRPNLQADGGDIELVSVDEKKGLVKVSLRGACGCCPHAAMTLKGGVERMLKQDVPEVKEVVAV
- a CDS encoding carboxypeptidase-like regulatory domain-containing protein, with the translated sequence MSETVRCPRCHGEVEASAASCPRCMRPRDQDEIARCLMGLRQAQQAQQARPALAPSTRRILQWALLAVLVIEGALLFWRQRRDLAVSCRSGMSFAVEWLGLDAVLQSQPQAQPAATPAAAEPLSLVSAAPAAAPLPAVAASTGPAAPAAKPPRPDYWLIRGLVYDLYSLKPVSGAQVSFVSHSTGEKLLASTDRTGHYSLKASRLSSGGYDVTIRHPRYHDNYLDENDPPYRQLGLERRKDAGTLFLQSDVLHVPFLPPFDEDRPWLDLVLMPR
- a CDS encoding tetratricopeptide repeat protein, with translation METLEVLIQQAADHPRRPRGGLYRELLRSQTFLLGVDEPLPEGSEVKVSRKAQDFAAWADRDPELGGVWVPLFPARDDVGEFVRARRLRAPRGKDFVWMEHQPGEVFRLLRGVRYFAGLRLTLETDTQVPVPWTLVRSLCAGRVPDDAPELYELPVARLAIPEGVRIAYGRVDLGGREGEGKLLCLPAAGHFAAEDLRKLVRLDLGRNGVVWMVCRHFLQVLRYVQSLGGGAGGHLQDILRSLIGFEMYGEAESLCDWLARKGDETFAWVCQAAILGKTGRVRECAEFCRKAAAKYPAEVSFRVNGARALAASGQTEEARTMAAEGLKDFPGNGALAALLKELEERNE
- a CDS encoding ABC transporter ATP-binding protein; protein product: MSAGQVLLEIKGLSVHYGGIQAVKGVSLEVRRGEIVALVGANGAGKSTTLRAISGLLRYSGEIRHEGVDLRGLPPHRIAARGIAHVPEGRGIFANLTVGENLRLSAWPCRSRAERDRGFARVFALFPRLKERSNQPGGTLSGGEQQMLALGRALMGGAGLLLLDEPSMGLSPLLVKEILAMLADINRQGVTILLVEQNANSALRMASRGYVFESGRLELSGTGPELLGDPRVREAYLGT
- a CDS encoding ABC transporter substrate-binding protein → MIAELTGSIPAVGASCRNAAQLAAKEINDAGGIEMEGGKKKMIELVIEDTAAKADQAAAAAQKAITRDDVAAIVGPNSSSNALPAAEIAEKAGVVMIAPWSTNPKTTLDAQTNQPKQFVFRACFTDTFQGHVLGKFAAEILKAKKAAILYDVASEVLKSQSELFKQSFEAGGGKVVAAETYTTGDKDFSAQLTKIKQAGPDIVFLPSYYTDVPLQVQQAHRLGLKVPFLGSDAWSTEELIKMCGKDCDGFYLSNHYSPQTTNPVTRRFIASYQAAYGSVPDDVAALTYDSFGLLKAALAAAKTTDRRAIRDALSRTTDYKGVTGDMRFTPGSGDPVKGAVILQIKDDKFVWVTDVRP